A region of the Muricauda sp. MAR_2010_75 genome:
AGGAATTTGACGAATATCTGAAACAGTTCGAGGTTGGGGATAATTTAAAAATCGATTTTACCCGTTACGAAAAACCAATGACCACGACCTTGACCCTTGGCCTCAATCCAGATTACTCCATGCATTTGATGGAAGATGTAGAGCAAACCCCAGCAGCCCAAATGTTGGAGCAACGTAAGGCTTGGCTCAAAAGCGAATAAATGATTTACTACAAACAAGCCTCCAGCGAGCAAGAATTGGAACAGATTCTTGAGCTACAACAAGAGAACCTCATCAAAAGTCTATCTTCTGAAGATTGGGAAAAAGAGGGTTTTTTAACGGTTGAGCATTCCATGGAAATTCTAAAGGCCATGAATGATAAATGCGGGCACATTATTGCTGTTGAAAATGGCGGTGTGATAGGGTATGCGTTGTGCATGCATCCTGTTTTTGCCGATTCCATTGATGTGTTACGGCCCATGTTCATCGAAATAAACAAAGTAATACAACATGCGAACAATTATATGGTCATGGGGCAAATTTGTGTGGCCAAAAGCCATAGGGGCAAGGGCGTTTTCAGAAATCTCTATCTTACCATGAAAAATAGACTGCCAGAGGGATTTGATAAGATCATCACTGAGGTGGATGGAAAAAATAAAAGGTCACTTGCAGCACATGCAGCTGTGGGGTTTAAAACCTTAAAAATTTATCCTTCTGGAGAAAAAGAGTGGCACCTTATTATTTTGGAATAAAAAAGCCGCTCAATTGAGCGGCTTTTCTGCGTATGAATTCATTTATTTTAATCGGCTAGGACAATTATTTTATTGTCCTTCATTTCCACGGTACCACTGGCAATGGGAAGTATGGTCTCCCCATCATTTCCTTTGGAAAATTTGTTTTCAAAGGCCTCATCAATGGTAATGTTACCCTTGACCTTTACTTTTCCCTCTTGCAGTAATGAAACTATGGGGGCATGATTTTCCAACATTTGAAACTCCCCGTTAACACCAGGTACAGTAACTGAGGTTACTTCTCCGGCAAACAAAGTGGCTTCTGGTGATACTATTTCTAAATACATATTTCTTAGTATTGAGAAGTGAGATATAAGTATTGAGCTAAATCTAACTACTCAATACCAGATTCTCAATTCTGTTCTACGCTTCCGCCAACATTTTCTCTCCGGCCTCAATGGCTTCGTCTATGGTTCCCTTAAGGTTGAAGGCAGATTCTGGGAGGTGATCCAATTCACCGTCCATAATCATGTTGAATCCTTTAATGGTATCCTTAATGTCTACCAAAACTCCGGGTATTCCCGTAAACTGCTCGGCCACGTGGAAAGGTTGTGACAAGAAACGTTGTACACGTCTTGCTCTACCAACCGCTAATTTATCTTCTTCAGAAAGTTCCTCCATACCCAAGATGGCAATAATATCCTGAAGCTCTTTATAACGTTGCAACAACTCTT
Encoded here:
- a CDS encoding GNAT family N-acetyltransferase, translating into MIYYKQASSEQELEQILELQQENLIKSLSSEDWEKEGFLTVEHSMEILKAMNDKCGHIIAVENGGVIGYALCMHPVFADSIDVLRPMFIEINKVIQHANNYMVMGQICVAKSHRGKGVFRNLYLTMKNRLPEGFDKIITEVDGKNKRSLAAHAAVGFKTLKIYPSGEKEWHLIILE
- a CDS encoding F0F1 ATP synthase subunit epsilon, with protein sequence MYLEIVSPEATLFAGEVTSVTVPGVNGEFQMLENHAPIVSLLQEGKVKVKGNITIDEAFENKFSKGNDGETILPIASGTVEMKDNKIIVLAD